GCACCGAGGGCGAGCCGGGGCCGTGGATCATAAAGAGGTTGGGGAAGTCGGCCAGCGTCATGCCGAGGTAGGTGTCAAAGCGCACGCGCCACTTCTCCTCAAGGCTGACGCCGCCTCGCCCCTTCGGGTTGAGGCGCACCAGTGCGCCGGTGATGGCGTCGAAGCCCGTCGCTAGCACGAGTATGTCGAGCAGGTGTTCGCCGTTGGCGGTGCGTACGCCTGCGGGCGTGACTTCCTGAATCGGGTCTTGGCGCAGGTCGACCAGAGCGACGTTGTCGCGGTTGAAGGTTTCGTAATAGCCGTTATCGAGGAGTTGGCGCTTGGTGCCCAGGTAGTAGTCGGGCATCAGCTTCTCGGCGGTCGCGGAGTCGCGCACGATCTCACGGATCTTGCCGCGCACAAAGTCGGCCAGGGTGCGGTTGGCCTCCTTATTGGTCAGGAGGTCGGCATAGCTGCCAAAGAGGATGTGGAAGCCGCCCTTCTGCCAGAGTTCTTCGTACAGCGCCTGTCGCTGCTCGGGCGTGTCCTCAAAGGCCGAGCGCTCAGAGACCTCGAACGGTGCGCCCAGGGGTGACGCGTTCATCTTTGCGCGGATTGCGGCCCAGTTCTCGCGGGCCTGGCGCACCACGCTGGAGTCCATGGGGCGGTTGCGGGCCGGGATGCTGTACTGCGGCGTGCGCTGGAACACCGTCAGGTGCGCCGCCTCGCGGGCGATCTCGGGAATCGCCTGCACCCCCGAGGAGCCGGTCCCGATCACGCCGACGCGCTTACCCGCAAAAGAGACGGGCTCCTGCGGCCAGCGGCCGGTGTGGTAACACTCGCCGGCAAAGTCGTTGAGCCCGGGAATGTTGGGCCTGTGCGTCGCCGAGAGGGTGCCGACCGCGCAGATCAGGAACTGGGCCGAGACGCGCTCGCCGGCGCTGGTCTCGAGCCTCCAGCGCTGCGCCGCTTCGTCGTAGCAGGCGTCACGCACCCAGGTTTCGAGCTGGATGTCGCGGCGCAGGTCGAATCGGTCGGCGACGTACTCCAGATAGGCCAGTACCGTGGGCTGATCGGGCTGAGTCTCGGGCCAGTCCCACTCCCGCATGAGCGCTTCTGAAAACGTATAGCAGTAGAAGGGGCTGCCCGGAAAATCGACCCGTGCACCGGGATAGCGGTTCCACCACCAGGTACCACCCACACCAGAGGCACCGTCGTAGACGCGTACCGAGAGGCCCATCCCGCGCAGGTGGTGCAGGGCATACAGGCCGCCAAAGCCTGCCCCGATGACCACTACGTCATAGTGCTCAACTGCTCCGTTTGGCATGGTGTTCCCCCCTACTGTATTCCCCGGAGCTTATTGCTCGAATATGTCTCAGACCGATAATGATCGTCCATAACATGGCTCAACACGGTGTCAAGTTACTGCGTAGCGCATGAAGATCACGCAACATGATATGAGCAGTCTTCTCATACTGCCGTCGCGGTTGAGCTTGGGCGAGTCTATCAGGTCCAGGGAGAAGCCTCTTCTCTATTCTATTCGGACCCGCCCGGCAAGGTTGATGATAATCCGGCGGGGCGCTTCCGCCATGTCTGCGCTGAGGGTCAGCGTCATGCCGGCATCGACATGCCCGCGCGGCACAAAAATCACGTCCCCACGTGAGTTGACTGCAACGATCCGTACCCCTTGGGGAAGCGGGATGCGCGCTTCCGGCGCCGGCTCCGTACCAGGGCTGTGCAGGTGCAGCCGGGTCCAAGATCCTGCCCGCGACTCCTCGACAATATAGTCCTGGGTGTCCGGCCGAAACGTGACCCGGAAACGGTGGTTGCGGGCAATCGCCCGCATACGCACCAACTGCAGATCGCTCACGATTTTCCGCACCCCGGCGTTGAACCGGGCCTGGGACACGAGGGGAGTAAGCTGCCCGACGGCCAGCCCGCCGACAACGCTCAGGATTGCCAGGACGACCAGCAGCTCCAGCAGGGAGAATCCGCGCCTGCTCCGACAGGTGTCCGCAGCCCTACTCATCGAGCCCCTCTCGAAACGAGACTGTGCGCATGAACAGACCCAGCGCCCGGTGGACCGCGTCACAACTGTAGCTGACCGTAAACGGGCGGCAGCGCGAACCGGCTCGGACCCGATCCAGATCAAACTTCTGATTTGGGACAGCGTTGTCGCGGATCACAACCGCACCCAGGATGTGGCCGCAGGCCCCGGCATCGGCCACCCGCAAGTCTCCGTCGTCAACAATCAGGACAAGTCCGCGCCAGTTGAGGCTGGCCCGCCCGAGTCGGACAACGCGCGAAATGAGAAGCAAACCGGCGCCTCGGATGACTGCTCCGCCGTCCAGGTCGAGCGGTCCCCCGCCGTCTTCGATCCAGGTGACCTTGGGTGCCTCGGGCGTTCCGTAGGTATGCGTCCCGGCCAGCAGTGAGGAGCGCAGGAAGAGCAGTTTCTCGGCTGGCAGGTCGGGCAGACGGTCCACAATATCGAGCAGCGCCTTGCGCGTGTGATTGCGCTGAGGCGGACTGAGCGGATGAACCAGCGGAACTGGTCCCGGCGCAAAGGGACCGTGGTCATACGGCGGGGGCGGGGTGTGGAGTCCGGGCGGCAGGCCGTCGGCCCGCAGGGCTGGGGCCGAGAGGTTGAGGTTGAGAAAGCAGCTCGGGTCGGCAGCCGCCTCGCAGGCGTCGGTACGAAAGCGGGGCCGGCTGTCCGCGCCGTGCACCCAGAACAGGCCCGGCGTACATGCGCTTCCACCGTCGGCCTGGCAGAAGCTGTTGGCCCGCTCGACGATGCCACGCTTCAGGCTGCGGAGGGCGGCCGACAGGTCGCTGTGAGCGCTCGACCGCGCCGTGGCAAAGGGGGAGATGGCCGGGCAGCTGGCCGACAGCCCACCGCTGGCGGCGTGATTTCTGCCGTCAATGCTGAAGTCTGGAATACGCCGGCCGGTTCCGCCGCTGTGGTCATCAAAATCCGGGTGGAGTCCGTCCCCGTCGCTGGTGACAACGCCGGTCGGGGTAAAATCGGGGATGTGGACGACTTCTTCAACTCGCCGCCGAGCCGCATCCGCGCCCTGGCCGAGGGCTGACACCCGGTATCTGCCCCCGTCCAGTCTGTCTATGCTGACGCTGTAGCTGCCGTTGGCAAACGGGTGGGGACCCAGGCTCACCGGGAAAGCGGTCTGCGGCCCGCTGTTTTCGAGCCAGTCTTTGCCGACCGCAAGGCCGGCCCGAGCGATCCACAAGGCCTGGACGCTGGACAACAGGTTGCGCGAGATGTGCAGGTCTGTCTGGAGCCGGGTGATAGCGCTCAGGCTGAGCGGGATGAGCAGGCTCAAGAGGAGCAGGGTCGAGATGAAGATAAAGCCGCGTTGCTGGGCGATCCAAGCCGGAGACTGAGCCCGGCCTCTGGATGTCGAGGGCTGGTACCGCATGCGAATCACGAGGGGGGATTGGGCAGGTGGACCATGGCGCGTAGCTGGAGGCTGATGGGCTGGGTGACTGATTGGTCGGGGTGAGGATGGCTGGTCTGGACGGTCAGCTCTACGGCATGGACACGGGCCCGCCCCGCCGCGTCGAGGCTGGGGATGAGTTCATTCCTGACGCGATCATAGTAGCGCAGCACAAATCCGTCTGGCGGAACATTGGTGATAAAGGGCTGCGGCCGTCCACGCAGGCCCGTCGCGCGCAGGATGGCCTGGCGGTCCGGGTCGTACTGGTAGACCACCCGCTCGCTGGGATCGTCCGGACAGCCGTCGGGAGGCCGACCGGCACGGTCGCCCCGAAAGTCGTACTGCATGACCACCCGCTGCGCGTCGGCGACCGTCAGGCGCTGAAAGCCGCTGCACGCACCATCAACCGGCCGCGCCCCGGCCTGTCGCAGCTCACGGACGATGAAATCGAGCGCCAGCCGAGCGTCTTCGCGCAGGCTGATTCTGAGTTCTTCGGCCGCCAGGTGGGTGCGGTGCACAAACAGAAACCCAAACAGGCCGAGGCTGAAAATCCCGGCCGCGCTCAGGGCGACGAGCAGCTCCACCAGGGTGACACCGGATTGCTTATTCATTGAACAGGGTCGCCAGCGAAATGGTGCGGTCGTGAGGATCCTGCCACGACACGCGAACCTCGGCCCGCGCCGTACTGCCGGGGGGCTGGTTCGGCGTGGTGCTCCAGGTTCGGCTGAAACCGGGCTGGGGCGTGTCGCTCCCGCTGCGGGCGCCAAATCCGGCGCTCAGCTCTTCGAGTTTGTTCTGGGCCAGGACGGTTGCCCGGTTGAGGCGTTCGCTGCTGGTATCTACCCTCAGCAGGTTGGTGATGCTGGCCCCAATGCTCAGGGCCAGCAGCGAGAAGAGCAGGACGGCAACAAGGACCTCGATCAGCGAGAAGCCCGAGGCCGGACGGCTGTTCAGCATGGGCTCATGTTTTTGGTCTGGCCTGTTTGAGGGCGGCGGTCAGTAGCGGCACCACCTCGGCGTAATCCCCGATAATCCCGATATCGGCGTTCTGAAACATGGGCGCTTTCTGGTTCTTGTTAATGGCGACCACCGTGCCGGCCCGGCGAATGCCGACCGTATGTTCGAAGGCGCCCCGAATCCCGATCGAGAAATACAGCTTGGGAGAAATCGCCCGCCCGGTCAGGCCGACCTGATGCTGTCTGGGCAGCCAGCCCAGGTCGGCAATGTCGCGGGTGGCGGCCAGCGGCGCGCCACCCAAGGCGGCGGCCAGCTCTTCAATCACCGGCAGATTGTCCGGCCCCTGAATGCCTTTGCCGACCCCAATCGCGATCTCGGCCGAATCCAGCTCGGCGGCCTTGCCCGCATCCGCGCCCGTTTGCGACACCAGCCGGACCCGGCTGGAGGGTGCCCCGTCGGGCTGGAGCAGCTCAATCCGGGCCTGACGGGCGGGCTTGGCCGTGGCCTTCTTCAGCATACCGGGCCGAACGGTCGCCATCTCAGGCGTGGTCTTGGACAGGATCGGGGCGACGATGTTGCCGCCAAAGGCGGGCTTGTACTGGAGCAACTGGCCGCGGTCGTTGACGCCAAGATCAATACAGTCGCCGGTCAGGCCGAGGGCTAAACGGGCGGCCACCCGTGGGGCGAGGTCACGGCCGATGGCGGTTGAACCGAACAGCACGACACCGGGTGTGTGAGCCCGGATGGCGCTGCTGAGCAGGGCCGCATACTCGTCGGTCGCGTACGCGGCCAGGCGGCGATGATCGGCCACGTACACGACATCCGCCCCGTGCACAGCCAGGCTGGCCGGATGGTGATCCACCCCGCTGCCGGCCAGCACCACCCCGACCTCGCCGTTATATTTTGCGGCCAACTCATTAGCCTTGCCCAGCAGCTCGAACGTCACCGGACGCAGGGCGTCCCCAAAGGTTTCGGCCACCACCCAGACGGCTTTGCCGTCGCCCGGTCGGCGTTCTGGCGGTCCGCCGGCATCCGCGTCGTCGTCATCCGCCCAGGTGCCAAACAGGCCGCGCTCCAGCAGGAAAGCGACGAGGGTATTGACCTGGTCCGACAGCTCGCCCTCCAGCACCCGCTTGTCGCGGATATCCTCAACCGTTTCAACCGACTCGACCCAGGTCGGCGAGCCCGCGGCGCCAAACA
The Desulfurellaceae bacterium DNA segment above includes these coding regions:
- a CDS encoding prepilin-type N-terminal cleavage/methylation domain-containing protein, which produces MNKQSGVTLVELLVALSAAGIFSLGLFGFLFVHRTHLAAEELRISLREDARLALDFIVRELRQAGARPVDGACSGFQRLTVADAQRVVMQYDFRGDRAGRPPDGCPDDPSERVVYQYDPDRQAILRATGLRGRPQPFITNVPPDGFVLRYYDRVRNELIPSLDAAGRARVHAVELTVQTSHPHPDQSVTQPISLQLRAMVHLPNPPS
- a CDS encoding NAD(P)/FAD-dependent oxidoreductase is translated as MPNGAVEHYDVVVIGAGFGGLYALHHLRGMGLSVRVYDGASGVGGTWWWNRYPGARVDFPGSPFYCYTFSEALMREWDWPETQPDQPTVLAYLEYVADRFDLRRDIQLETWVRDACYDEAAQRWRLETSAGERVSAQFLICAVGTLSATHRPNIPGLNDFAGECYHTGRWPQEPVSFAGKRVGVIGTGSSGVQAIPEIAREAAHLTVFQRTPQYSIPARNRPMDSSVVRQARENWAAIRAKMNASPLGAPFEVSERSAFEDTPEQRQALYEELWQKGGFHILFGSYADLLTNKEANRTLADFVRGKIREIVRDSATAEKLMPDYYLGTKRQLLDNGYYETFNRDNVALVDLRQDPIQEVTPAGVRTANGEHLLDILVLATGFDAITGALVRLNPKGRGGVSLEEKWRVRFDTYLGMTLADFPNLFMIHGPGSPSVLFNMPLGAELESAWIGDCVRYLREHGLGALEPTPDAEQRWDREVAEIANETLYPLTDSWYTGANIPGKHRQFCVYLGGPDYFRRLSEAAAHGYEGFVFEQEYGQLTEELAS
- a CDS encoding prepilin-type N-terminal cleavage/methylation domain-containing protein; its protein translation is MLNSRPASGFSLIEVLVAVLLFSLLALSIGASITNLLRVDTSSERLNRATVLAQNKLEELSAGFGARSGSDTPQPGFSRTWSTTPNQPPGSTARAEVRVSWQDPHDRTISLATLFNE
- a CDS encoding GspH/FimT family pseudopilin; this translates as MSRAADTCRSRRGFSLLELLVVLAILSVVGGLAVGQLTPLVSQARFNAGVRKIVSDLQLVRMRAIARNHRFRVTFRPDTQDYIVEESRAGSWTRLHLHSPGTEPAPEARIPLPQGVRIVAVNSRGDVIFVPRGHVDAGMTLTLSADMAEAPRRIIINLAGRVRIE
- a CDS encoding FAD-binding protein — protein: MKTVVLIKQVPMVSEMTLDPETKTLRREGVRSEVSSFDIRALLKAVELREEGGGEVVAMTLGPPQASEALRHCLALGADRGVHITDRAFAGSDTLATARALALALEREGYDLILCGRNSTDAETGQVGPEVAELLDIPQITAARSLGINGDTLTAERETDSGFDTLECSLPALVSATEDLAPERFPKRAQREAAKEKPIQAVSAAELSSDLSLFGAAGSPTWVESVETVEDIRDKRVLEGELSDQVNTLVAFLLERGLFGTWADDDDADAGGPPERRPGDGKAVWVVAETFGDALRPVTFELLGKANELAAKYNGEVGVVLAGSGVDHHPASLAVHGADVVYVADHRRLAAYATDEYAALLSSAIRAHTPGVVLFGSTAIGRDLAPRVAARLALGLTGDCIDLGVNDRGQLLQYKPAFGGNIVAPILSKTTPEMATVRPGMLKKATAKPARQARIELLQPDGAPSSRVRLVSQTGADAGKAAELDSAEIAIGVGKGIQGPDNLPVIEELAAALGGAPLAATRDIADLGWLPRQHQVGLTGRAISPKLYFSIGIRGAFEHTVGIRRAGTVVAINKNQKAPMFQNADIGIIGDYAEVVPLLTAALKQARPKT